From the Peromyscus leucopus breed LL Stock chromosome 8b, UCI_PerLeu_2.1, whole genome shotgun sequence genome, one window contains:
- the LOC114681513 gene encoding olfactory receptor 10-like has product MGSFNTSFRQGFILVGFSDFPQLELIFSVLISIFYSLTLFGNSAIIILSQLDARLQTPMYFFLCHLSFLDLCYTTSIVPQFLINLQGYDRTISYEGCVAQLFLFLALASTESVLLVVMAFDRYAAVCRPLHYTTIMHPLLCLSLAIASWVGGFMNSLIQTSLMMVMPLCGHQLNHFFCEMPTLLKLACENTEETEAKMFVTRVVFLIFPVTLILGSYANIAQAVLKTKSMAGCKKALGTCGSHLVVVSMFYGAAIYTYLQPKGSYSESKGKFVALFYTIITPMLNPLIYTLRNKDVKRALWKVLGRGTDSG; this is encoded by the coding sequence ATGGGCAGTTTCAACACCAGTTTTAGACAGGGCTTCATCTTAGTGGGATTCTCTGATTTTCCTCAACTGGAACTCAttttttctgttctcatttccattttctacTCCCTAACTCTCTTTGGCAACTCTGCCATCATTATTCTTTCACAACTGGATGCTCGACTTCAAACAccaatgtacttcttcctctgcCACCTCTCCTTCCTCGACCTCTGTTACACCACTAGCATTGTGCCGCAGTTTCTGATAAACCTCCAGGGATATGACAGGACCATCAGCTATGAAGGATGTGTGGCCCAGCTCTTCCTTTTccttgctctggcctccacagagagTGTGCTCCTGGTGGTCATGGCCTTTGACCGCTATGCAGCTGTGTGTCGTCCCCTGCACTACACGACCATCATGcacccccttctctgcctctcactTGCTATTGCTTCATGGGTAGGAGGATTCATGAACTCTCTGATTCAAACAAGCCTGATGATGGTGATGCCTCTTTGCGGACACCAACTGAACCACTTCTTCTGTGAGATGCCCACTCTCTTGAAGTTGGCctgtgagaacacagaagaaacagaggcTAAAATGTTTGTGACCCGAGTTGTATTCTTGATATTTCCTGTAACACTAATTCTGGGCTCTTACGCAAACATTGCTCAGGCGGTGCTGAAGACCAAGTCAATGGCAGGGTGCAAAAAGGCCCTGGGCACTTGTGGGTCCCACCTTGTGGTGGTTTCTATGTTTTATGGTGCAGCCATCTACACATACTTACAACCCAAGGGCAGTTATTCTGAGAGCAAGGGGAAGTTTGTTGCCCTTTTTTATACTATCATCACCCCCATGCTCAACCCTCTGATTTATACCCTGAGGAACAAGGATGTGAAGAGGGCTCTGTGGAAGGTGCTAGGGAGAGGCACAGACTCAGGATAG